Proteins found in one Ornithorhynchus anatinus isolate Pmale09 chromosome 8, mOrnAna1.pri.v4, whole genome shotgun sequence genomic segment:
- the LOC114813778 gene encoding LOW QUALITY PROTEIN: zinc finger protein 202-like (The sequence of the model RefSeq protein was modified relative to this genomic sequence to represent the inferred CDS: inserted 1 base in 1 codon): MPSHCGQRMVEVHKAAPSWSDLAHGPKSMTAKLRWVVALRPQVQASKEKERLPIPNVEEDWTPGTESSQLGNREFCHQDFWWFRCPEASRPWEALNQLRELCHQWLLPGKHTKEQILELLVXEQFLTILPGEIQTWVWIQRLQSEKEVVTLVEDLQNDLDGPEQLVKEENFR, translated from the exons ATGCCcagccattgtgggcagagaatggttgAGGTACACAAAGCAGCCCCAAGTTGGAGTGACCTTGCACATGGACCAAAGTCAATGACTGCAAAATTGAGGTGGGTTGTGGCTCTCAGGCCCCAGGTCCAGGCATCCAAGGAGAAGGAAAGGCTTCCGATACCAAACGTAGAGGAGGACTGGACCCCGGGGACCGAATCCAGCCAACTTGGGAACAGAGAGTTCTGCCACCAGGACTTCTGGTGGTTCCGCTGCCCGGAAGCATCCAGACCCTGGGAGGCTCTGAACCAACTCCGTGAGCTCTGCCATCAGTGGCTGTTACCAGGGAAACACACGAAGGAACAGATCCTGGAATTGCTGG TGGAGCAATTTCTGACCATCCTGCCTGGAGAGATCCAGACGTGGGTGTGGATACAGCGACTGCAAAGTGAAAAGGAGGTGGTGACACTGGTGGAGGATTTGCAGAACGATTTAGATGGACCGGAACAATTAGTAAAGGAGGAAAATTTCAGATAG